CACGAAATATGCATCCATTTTAAAAGATGTGGTGGTATTAGTCGTTCCAATTCTTAATGCCGATGGTAACGATCAGATAAGCAAAGCAAACCGCACCAATCAAAATGGGCCTGAGAATGGCGTAGGTGTTCGTCATAACGGGCAATACCTCGACATGAACCGAGATGCCATGAAACTTGAAACGCCCGAATTAAATGGTGTAGTTCAAAATATTTTAAACCGATGGGACCCCTCTGTTATGGTTGATTGCCACACAACAAATGGATCTTACTACGAAGAACCGGTGACTTTTGGTTGGGTAATGAGTCCGAATGGCGACTTAAAAATTAGGAATTTTATGAGAGATGTGATGATGCCGGATGTGCAAAATCGATTAAAAAATGATTACAAAACCGATAATTGTTTTTATGGCAATTTTATCGATAATCGAAACCCTGATAAGGGATGGATTTTTGATGCTGCTTCAGCTCGTTACATGACAAACTATATTGGGGTAAGAAGCCGCATGGCGATTTTGAATGAAAACTATGTACACGCCGACTATAAAGCCAGGGTTTTGGGTTCGTATAATTTACTAAAATCAATTTTAGATTATTCTGCAAAAAACAAAACCTTAATTAATAAACAAATTTCGGATGCCGATGAAAGAACCATTGCTAAAGGTAATAATCCTGACAAAGATTCGAAATTTGCTATTGAATATAAACCAACTCCTACACCTAAAGATGTTACAATCAAATCATATACAGTGGAAGAGTATAAGGATGAAAACGGGAGAACAAGATATCGACCTACGGATATCAAAAAAACGGTAACAGTGCCTTATCTTGCAGAATATATTGCCACAAAGGAAGTAAATACTCCTTACGCCTACGTTCTGTTGCATCCTGATGTAAAAGTCCTGAACAATTTGAAAGCTCATGGTATTAAAGTCGAGAAACTAAATAAAACCACTAAACTTGAGGTGGAACGATTTAAAATCAATGAGATCATTGGAGGACCAAATTTGAATCAAGGGCATTATAATACACTGCTTAAGGGTGAATTTGTTACCGATAATTTAGATTTTGAGGCAGGAACCTACATTGTGAGAACAGGTCAAAAACTAGGAAATTTAGTTGCCTATCTTTTAGAACCCGAATCAGATGATGGATTATTGTACTGGAATTACTTTGATAAATACCTGGCACCGCAATGGGGAAGAAATTATTTCCCTTACCCTGTTTTTAAGGTCATGAAAAAAACAGAACTTCCAACAATAAAAATTTGATTGTATTCATTTACACAAAAAAGATGAAAAAAATTTGTGTTTTTTTGGGTTAGAGCTATGGAAACAATAACATATATGTTGAGTCTGTAAAAAAACTTAGCGAAATATTTATCAAGAATAATTTTGTACTAGTTTATGGTGGGGCGAAGGTTGGATTAATGGGCAAATTAGCTGATCTAATCCTTGGTTCAGGGGGAAAGGTTATTGGCATAATTCCTAAATTTTTAATTGATAAAGAAGTTGCACATAATGGATTAACCAAACTTATTGAAGTTGATTCAATGCATGAACGTAAATCATTAATGCAGATGGAATCTGATGCATTTATCGCATTACCAGGAGGATTAGGAACAACAGAAGAGATTTTTGAAATGATCACATGGGGACAATTAAACATACATCAAAAACCTTGTGCTCTTTTAAATATTAATGGGTTTTATGATTTTATGAATGATTATTTAGATAATGCAGTAAATGAAGGGTTCATCGAAAAAGAGTTTAAAAATATGATTATTATTGAACATGACCCAAATAAAATAATTCAAAGATTTTTAAACTATGTTCATCCTAAAATTGACAAGGCAAAAATTGCGCTGACGAAAAATATTGTGATCTAAGATTTTTTTCAAAAGAGAAATCATAATTAAAGGTCAACAAAAACTACAGAACATATTGTATTAAAAATACAAAAATTGAAAGCGATGAGATATATTAACTGATTATTAAGTAGAACTATAATATGAGAAATAAAATGGAAAGACCCATGGTTGGAATCGGAATAATAATTGAAAATACAGAGCATAAAATTCTCATTGGTAAAAGGAAAGGAAGTCATTCTCCTTTTTATTCTATTCCGGGAGGACATATTGAATTAGGGGAAACCTTCGAACAATCTGCCATTAAGGAAGTTTTTGAAGAAACTGGATTGATAGTACAGTCACCTAAAGTAATTGCTGTCACAAATAACTTAAGGACTTATAAAAATGAAAAGAAACATTATATATCAGTTATTCTATATACAAACCGGTTCGAAGGAACAGCAAAAGTGTTAGAAAAAAACAAATGCGAGTTTTGGGAATGGTTTGAACCCACAAAAGTACCTGATCCACATTTTGATGCAAGTGAATTTGCGATTGAATGTTTTATTAAGAACCAGTTTTACATTCCAGATCAACATTAACTCATTAAAACAATATTTAACGATTAACAAATTATTACTAAGCATACATAAAATTTAATGATGATAAAGCTTAATATAAAAATAATTACATCTCTCATACTGGGATTTGTTAGTATTATTGCATACCCACAGTTTATACCTGTTCAGAACCCGATTACTAAAATTGCCATTCTTGGGAGTGGCAACCCCAATCCCGATCCCGATCATTCAGGTTGTTCAGTCGCTATAATCGTTAATGAAAAATCTTATATTATTGATTTCGGGCCGGGACTGGTTCGACAAGCATCAAAATTATCACCCCGTTATGGTGGAACACATACTGCACTGAGTGCTGAGAATTTAAAAATAGCCTTTCTCACCCATCTGCATTCTGATCATACAACAGGCTACCCTGACCTCATTCTTACACCTTGGGTTTTGGGAAGAGATAAACCACTTGAAGTTTATGGTCCGGAAGGTATAAAACATATGACTGAACATATTCTTGAAGCTTACAGAGAAGATATTAGATACAGGCTTTATGGTTTAGAACCGGCAAATAATCAAGGATGGCGTGTAAATACGCACGAAATTGAAGAGGGATTAATTTATACTGATGAATATGTCAAAGTTGAAGCTTTTAAAGTTGAACATGGAAGTTGGCCCAATGCATTTGGGTTCAGGTTTACAACACCTGATAAAGTCATTGTTATTTCAGGCGATGCAATGCCAAGCGAGAAGCTACAGAAATACGCTGAAAATGCTGATATTTTGATCCATGAGGTATATTCCAAATCAGGTTTTGATAAAAAAAACGATTTCTGGAAAGCATATCATTCAAGCAACCATACCAGCACCTTAGAACTTGCCGAATTGGCAAATAAGACAAAACCGGGCATGATTATCCTTTATCACACCTTATATTGGGGTGCAAGTGATCAGGACTTACTGGATGAAATAGCTACTATTTATAAAGGAAAAGTGGTAGTAGGTTTAGATGGACAAGTTTATTAACAAATTGATTCTATCTTAATAACTTCATCCCTGAATTTATAAACATCGCCAACTTTTAAGCCTTCCATAGCTTTATAAATAGGCACATTTGGTGAAATTGCAAAGTAGACATTATTATCCAGTTCAATACGGCCCAGTCCAATAGACACGAAAATCTTTTGTTTTTTAGTGAACACAAGTGCCCCAAACTCAACCTTGTTCAATTCTTGATCTGTAGAAATACGTTCAAGAACATCGGCCTGTTCATTTACTTTGGCCAGTTGTTGTGCAAACATATCCTTTTTACGCAATAATTGCATGCGAAACGAATCGTAACGATCTTTCGGAGCTCCATATTCATTTGCACTTTTTTGAGCATCTTCAATTACTGCTTTAAAATTTTCAACTGTTTCTTCAAGCTGTTTTCTTAAAACCTCTAACAACCTGGATTTCAGTCCAAGACAATTCATTTCATTTAGGTTATATTATTTAAAATCAGGTCAACACATGTTTGCTATAAATATAATTAGTAATTTTGATATCCCAAAATAAAAGACTTAAAATGACTCATAAAAATGATGAACCGGCTTATTCAATGCCTGTAATTGATATGCTAAAAGTAGCTAATGAATATTGCTTATTTATTGAACGGATTGAAAATTTTCCATCAGATGAGTTGTATCCTTTTATTCAAAAACTACTACCCCTATTGTATCTAAAAGGAAGTTTGCTTCCTAATGTGATCATGGATGAACCGGAAGCGAATGAACGATTTTTTACCGCTGAACAGTGGGAAGGCACCTTTGGGGTATTGCGGAACAAATTCAATACTGATGATGAGTTTTGGATTCTTGACTTAGAAGGCCCGGATGAAACAAATCCGATAAAAGCAAGTATTTCTGAACTCTTAACAGACATTTATCAGGATATGAAAGATTTTGTTTTACTTTATCAAAAAGAAGGCAGAACCTCAAAGCAAAATGCAGCTCATGATTGTAAATCATTATTCTTTTCGCATTGGGGAATAAGAGTAATTGACGTTTTAAAAATTATTCATAGCCGAAAAAGCCCGATCTTACCTGCCGATGATTACAATGATTTTATATAAAATATCATATTAATTATTTGATGCTTATTTAGAAAACAATTCCCTCTTTTATATTATTATGTTTACTATTTTTGCGTTTGATTAGAATTGATCTAAATTAGGATTGATTGTTTGAAGGGCTAGCAATGACATTATTTGATTTAACTCAGGGTGATAAAGCATATATTACAAAAGTAAGGGGACGAGGTGCATTCCGTAAGAGAATTATGGAAATGGGCTTTGTTGTTGGTAAAGAGGTAATTGTTGGCAAAAAAGCTCCATTAAAAAATCCGGTTGAGTATACAATAATGGGCTACAATATTTCGCTGAGAAATAGTGAAGCTGCCCTTATAGAAGTTACCACAACAAATAATTCAAACCCCAATGAAAATGGGTTTAATGGGGTTCTATCAGACAATACCTTAAAACATTCAACTCAATTTTTAAGCAAAGTCATCAACATTGCTTTGGTGGGGAACCCCAATTGTGGGAAAACCACTATTTTTAATTTTGCATCTAATTCGCACGAAAAAGTTGGAAATTACGGTGGGGTAACCGTGGATGCAAAAAAAGCCAAATTCAAACACAAAGGCTATACTTTTAATATTATCGATCTTCCCGGAACTTATTCCATCACCAGCTATACCCCTGAAGAATTATATGTTAGAAATCATATTTTTAACGAGCTGCCCGACATTATTGTGAATGTTCTTGATGCCTCAAATCTTGAGCGGAATTTATACCTCACAACACAATTAATCGATCTTGACCTCAAAGTTGTCGCAGCCTTAAATATGTTTGATGAACTTCAAAAAAAAGGGGACAAATTTGACTTTGATTCATTGGGAAAAATGATAGGAATCCCTATTGTTCCTACTGTTGGATCAAAGGGAACAGGTTTCAATGATTTGTTCGATAAGCTTATTCAGGTTTATGAAGATAAAGACGAGAGTGTTCGACATGTTCATATAAATTATGGTGAGGATATTGAAAAATCGATTCAACGAATTCAGGATAAAATTCGCATAGAAGAAAACAAAAAATTGACCAGCATTGTAGCTCCTCGTTTCTCTGCCATCAAACTTTTAGAACACGATAAAGAAGAACAGGATAGAATTAAGGAGAATTGCGTAAATCACAAAGAAATTCTTTCTGTTTCGCAAAAAGAAATTGAACGACTTGAAAATAATTTCAGCGATACAGCTGAAACAATTATTACAGATTATAAATATGGCTTTATTGAAGGTGCCCTAAAAGAAACTTATAAACAAAGCACTCTTGATATACGCCATTTCAGCAGAATGATAGACAATGTCCTAACGAGCAGGATTTTCAGCTATCCAATCTTTGTATTCCTGATGTGGCTCATGTTTCAGTCTACTTTTACGCTTGGTGCATATCCCGTAAAATGGTTGGAAACGCTTGTTGCAAATTTAAGTGAATTCGTTAGTACTATCCTCTTACCAAGTATTTTTACAGATTTGCTGGTTGATGGGATTATCGGAGGTGTTGGCGGCGTGGTTATTTTCCTGCCAAATATCCTGATTTTATTCTTCTTTATTTCAATCATGGAAGATACGGGATATATGGCGCGTATTGCTTTCATTGTTGATAAAATAATGCATAAAATCGGACTTCACGGCAGGTCGTTTATCCCGATGCTTATGGGATTTGGGTGTAATGTTCCAGCCATAATGGCAACCCGGACAATTGGAAGTAAAAATGATCGTCTGGTTACTATGCTTATTAATCCTTTCATGTCGTGCAGTGCACGATTACCCATTTATGTATTAATCATTGGCGCTGTTTTCCCAAATCATCCGGGGTTAATGCTATTTACAATTTATGGAATCGGAATTCTGCTTTCCATTATCATTGCCATCATTTTCAAGAAAACATTATTCAAATCAAAAGAAATGCCTTTTGTAATGGAGTTACCTCCATATCGAATGCCCACTATTAAATCCATTTTGAAACATACCTGGTTCAAAGGATCTCAATATCTAAGAAAAATGGGAGGAATCATTTTAATTGCTTCTATCATTATTTGGTGTTTACAATATTTTCCCAGATTTCACGAAAATGATTTAATTGCTGAGCAGCAAATTTCTCAGAGTATTGAAAAATACCAGCAACAAATTAGTGTAACTGATAATATTCCTGAGCAAATGCGACTCAAAGAATCCCATGAACAATACATTATGTCAATTAAACTAGAAAATGAAAGCTTGCAGCAGGAGAATTCATATATTGGTCGAATAGGTCATTTTATAGAGCCGGCTATGCTTCCCTTAGGTTTTGACTGGAAGATGGGTGTTAGTCTTCTGGCTGGTGTTGCAGGTAAAGAAATTGTGGTGAGTACACTTGGGGTAATCAACCAAACTGATATAAAAGCTGACGGAAGTACAAAAGGTCTTACACAAAAATTACAACAGCAAACCTTCAGCCACTCCAAATATATTGGGCAAAAAGTATTTACACCACTAACAGCATTTGGTTTTCTTATTTTCATTCTGGTTTATTTCCCATGTATTGCTGTCATAGCAACGATAAGAAGAGAGTCTGGTGGCTGGAAATGGGCCCTGTTTATGGCAACCTATACAACATTACTTGCCTATATTCTGGCGCTAGCCATCCATCAGATTGGCATACTGTTTTAAAGCAAATATGCCATTAGATTTGTATGAATCCAAATAATATATACCGGGCAATTCTTTAAATTTCAAAACTCTTAACTGATCATATTTCGCGATCATTAATATTATTTTTCCAAAATTTGGACACTCAATATCAAAATGAGATATTATAATTTATCTTATCACTTTAAACAAATACATATCAGTCTTTTAGCAATATGGCATATTATTAGTCATATATATTATAGTGATAAAAATAAATATTTTGAGAATGTTTAAAATTCTTGTCGTTGAAGACAACTATATAAACCAAATGGTAATAACAGCTTATTTAGCTCAGGATAATATTACCCTACTTATTGCCAACAATGGTATTGAGGCAGTTAATTTTTTTAATGACATGAATTTTGACTGCATACTGATGGATATTGCCATGCCTGAAATGGATGGAATTGAAGCCACAAAAGAAATAAGATTGAAAGAAAGATGGACTCGAAGGCACACACCAATCATTGCAGTAACTGCCAGTGACCCTGAATTTAACCGAGATAGGTTTTTTGCAGCAGGGATGGACGATTATTTAGCGAAGCCGGTTAACGAAAGAACGCTTAAAGAAAAGATTGAAAAATATAGCGAAATAATTTTTTAATCATAAAGACAAACATTTTTTCATAAATTAGCCGAGTGAATTAATACTTATCACGTAAAATGGTCATAAATAAAGAGCAATTCCAGGAAAACTTCAAATTCTTCGACAAAGAAATAATTGTTGAAATCATAGATTTGTTCATCGATGAATTTGATGATAGAATGAAAACTTTAAAGGAAAATATCGATGCTTCCGACAGGGAATCTCTTGTTTTTCATGCACATAGCATAAAAGGTGTAATCTCAAATTTTGTAGCTGAAGAACCACGTGAATTTGCTAAACAACTCGAAGAAAAAGCTAAACTGAGTGACCAATCTGAATTGCTTATAATCTATCATAAATTGTATGCATCTACAGCACAACTTGTTGATGAATTAAAAGCAATCAGAGTGATTTATGAAAGTTAGATGATTACGAATTTTGAATCCCAATTTCCATAATTTTCTTTTCAATTTCTTCTGATAATTCAGGATTATCCTTTAATAAAACTTTAACAGCATCTCTACCTTGCCCGAGTTTGGTTTCGCCATAACTGAACCACGATCCGCTTTTCTTTATAAGATTGGCTTCAACTCCCAAATCAATAATTTCTCCAATTTTTGAAATTCCCTCACCATAAATAATATCGAATTCTGCTTTTTGAAAAGGTGGGGCAATTTTATTTTTCACAACCTTAACTCTTGTTCTATTGCCTTTAACAATTTCACCATCTTTAATTTGGCTTAGCCTTCTAATATCTAATCGAACGGATGCGTAAAATTTCAATGCATTACCTCCAGTTGTGGTTTCAGGGTTGCCAAACATAACCCCAATTTTCTCGCGCAATTGATTGATAAAAATACAACATGCTCCTGTTTTGCTAATGGTAGCGGTTAATTTCCTTAAGGCTTGCGACATCAAACGAGCTTGCAATCCCATTTTTGAATCCCCCATTTCACCTTCAATTTCACTTCTTGGCGTGAGAGCTGCAACAGAGTCAATTACAATAATGTCAATAGCACCTGATCTTATCAGGTTTTCTGTAATTTCCAACGCTTGTTCTCCATTGTCAGGTTGAGATACCAGTAAGTTTTGAATATCAACACCAAGTTTTTGAGCATAAAAACGATCGAAGGCATGCTCCGCATCAATGAATGCTGCAATTCCTCCCTTTTTCTGACATTCAGCAATGGCATGAATGGCCAGGGTTGTTTTACCTGATGATTCCGGACCATAAATTTCAGTAATCCTTCCTTTGGGTAATCCACCAATTCCCAGGGCATAATCTAGTCCAATTGATCCGGTCGAGATAGATTCAATATTATCTATGGGATTATCGCCTAACTTCATAATGGCACCTTTGCCATATGATTTTTCAATATTCCCAAGTGTAATTTCAAGGGC
The DNA window shown above is from Bacteroidota bacterium and carries:
- a CDS encoding M14 family metallopeptidase, whose protein sequence is MKKTIMSITLMLAISLSLISQQLPLTVAEKSDYKSTSTYAEVIAFIKDLNASPSQMKIEYFATTTYGKELPLLIIADPMPQGPADLKNDNRVVVYIQANIHAGEVEGKEGSLMLVRDLLNTKYASILKDVVVLVVPILNADGNDQISKANRTNQNGPENGVGVRHNGQYLDMNRDAMKLETPELNGVVQNILNRWDPSVMVDCHTTNGSYYEEPVTFGWVMSPNGDLKIRNFMRDVMMPDVQNRLKNDYKTDNCFYGNFIDNRNPDKGWIFDAASARYMTNYIGVRSRMAILNENYVHADYKARVLGSYNLLKSILDYSAKNKTLINKQISDADERTIAKGNNPDKDSKFAIEYKPTPTPKDVTIKSYTVEEYKDENGRTRYRPTDIKKTVTVPYLAEYIATKEVNTPYAYVLLHPDVKVLNNLKAHGIKVEKLNKTTKLEVERFKINEIIGGPNLNQGHYNTLLKGEFVTDNLDFEAGTYIVRTGQKLGNLVAYLLEPESDDGLLYWNYFDKYLAPQWGRNYFPYPVFKVMKKTELPTIKI
- a CDS encoding TIGR00730 family Rossman fold protein, whose translation is MYVESVKKLSEIFIKNNFVLVYGGAKVGLMGKLADLILGSGGKVIGIIPKFLIDKEVAHNGLTKLIEVDSMHERKSLMQMESDAFIALPGGLGTTEEIFEMITWGQLNIHQKPCALLNINGFYDFMNDYLDNAVNEGFIEKEFKNMIIIEHDPNKIIQRFLNYVHPKIDKAKIALTKNIVI
- a CDS encoding NUDIX domain-containing protein, with the translated sequence MERPMVGIGIIIENTEHKILIGKRKGSHSPFYSIPGGHIELGETFEQSAIKEVFEETGLIVQSPKVIAVTNNLRTYKNEKKHYISVILYTNRFEGTAKVLEKNKCEFWEWFEPTKVPDPHFDASEFAIECFIKNQFYIPDQH
- a CDS encoding MBL fold metallo-hydrolase, with product MIKLNIKIITSLILGFVSIIAYPQFIPVQNPITKIAILGSGNPNPDPDHSGCSVAIIVNEKSYIIDFGPGLVRQASKLSPRYGGTHTALSAENLKIAFLTHLHSDHTTGYPDLILTPWVLGRDKPLEVYGPEGIKHMTEHILEAYREDIRYRLYGLEPANNQGWRVNTHEIEEGLIYTDEYVKVEAFKVEHGSWPNAFGFRFTTPDKVIVISGDAMPSEKLQKYAENADILIHEVYSKSGFDKKNDFWKAYHSSNHTSTLELAELANKTKPGMIILYHTLYWGASDQDLLDEIATIYKGKVVVGLDGQVY
- a CDS encoding DUF5063 domain-containing protein, producing the protein MTHKNDEPAYSMPVIDMLKVANEYCLFIERIENFPSDELYPFIQKLLPLLYLKGSLLPNVIMDEPEANERFFTAEQWEGTFGVLRNKFNTDDEFWILDLEGPDETNPIKASISELLTDIYQDMKDFVLLYQKEGRTSKQNAAHDCKSLFFSHWGIRVIDVLKIIHSRKSPILPADDYNDFI
- the feoB gene encoding ferrous iron transport protein B, translating into MTLFDLTQGDKAYITKVRGRGAFRKRIMEMGFVVGKEVIVGKKAPLKNPVEYTIMGYNISLRNSEAALIEVTTTNNSNPNENGFNGVLSDNTLKHSTQFLSKVINIALVGNPNCGKTTIFNFASNSHEKVGNYGGVTVDAKKAKFKHKGYTFNIIDLPGTYSITSYTPEELYVRNHIFNELPDIIVNVLDASNLERNLYLTTQLIDLDLKVVAALNMFDELQKKGDKFDFDSLGKMIGIPIVPTVGSKGTGFNDLFDKLIQVYEDKDESVRHVHINYGEDIEKSIQRIQDKIRIEENKKLTSIVAPRFSAIKLLEHDKEEQDRIKENCVNHKEILSVSQKEIERLENNFSDTAETIITDYKYGFIEGALKETYKQSTLDIRHFSRMIDNVLTSRIFSYPIFVFLMWLMFQSTFTLGAYPVKWLETLVANLSEFVSTILLPSIFTDLLVDGIIGGVGGVVIFLPNILILFFFISIMEDTGYMARIAFIVDKIMHKIGLHGRSFIPMLMGFGCNVPAIMATRTIGSKNDRLVTMLINPFMSCSARLPIYVLIIGAVFPNHPGLMLFTIYGIGILLSIIIAIIFKKTLFKSKEMPFVMELPPYRMPTIKSILKHTWFKGSQYLRKMGGIILIASIIIWCLQYFPRFHENDLIAEQQISQSIEKYQQQISVTDNIPEQMRLKESHEQYIMSIKLENESLQQENSYIGRIGHFIEPAMLPLGFDWKMGVSLLAGVAGKEIVVSTLGVINQTDIKADGSTKGLTQKLQQQTFSHSKYIGQKVFTPLTAFGFLIFILVYFPCIAVIATIRRESGGWKWALFMATYTTLLAYILALAIHQIGILF
- a CDS encoding response regulator, which translates into the protein MFKILVVEDNYINQMVITAYLAQDNITLLIANNGIEAVNFFNDMNFDCILMDIAMPEMDGIEATKEIRLKERWTRRHTPIIAVTASDPEFNRDRFFAAGMDDYLAKPVNERTLKEKIEKYSEIIF
- a CDS encoding Hpt domain-containing protein, producing MVINKEQFQENFKFFDKEIIVEIIDLFIDEFDDRMKTLKENIDASDRESLVFHAHSIKGVISNFVAEEPREFAKQLEEKAKLSDQSELLIIYHKLYASTAQLVDELKAIRVIYES
- the recA gene encoding recombinase RecA translates to MDKLKKEKLKALEITLGNIEKSYGKGAIMKLGDNPIDNIESISTGSIGLDYALGIGGLPKGRITEIYGPESSGKTTLAIHAIAECQKKGGIAAFIDAEHAFDRFYAQKLGVDIQNLLVSQPDNGEQALEITENLIRSGAIDIIVIDSVAALTPRSEIEGEMGDSKMGLQARLMSQALRKLTATISKTGACCIFINQLREKIGVMFGNPETTTGGNALKFYASVRLDIRRLSQIKDGEIVKGNRTRVKVVKNKIAPPFQKAEFDIIYGEGISKIGEIIDLGVEANLIKKSGSWFSYGETKLGQGRDAVKVLLKDNPELSEEIEKKIMEIGIQNS